The Pseudomonadales bacterium genomic interval TCCGTTCGAGCGCCTGGTTGGCGTTGTTCGCGTGCAGCGTCGAGATCGCGAGGTGCCCGGTTTCGGCAAAGGCGAGCGCGTGCTCCATCGTTTCACGGTTGCGCACCTCGCCGATCAGGATCACGTCGGGAGCCTGGCGCAGCGTGTTCACGAGTGCGCTCTGGAAGCTGCGCGTATCCACCCCGACCTCGCGCTGGTTCACGATGCACTTCTTGTGTCTGTGCACGTACTCGATCGGATCCTCGATCGTGATGATATGCCCGCCACTGGTGCTGTTGCGGTGATCGATCAGCGCAGCCAGCGAAGTCGATTTGCCCGAGCCGGTGCCACCGACGAACAGGATCAGGCCGCGCTTGGACATCACCACTTCCTTCAGCACCGGTGGCAAGCCGAGATCGTCGAAGCGCGGAATGTCGATCGTGATGTTGCGCGCGACGATCGAAACCTCGTTGCGCTGGCGGAAGATGTTGATGCGAAAACGCCCCACGGATGGAACGGAGATCGCCAGATTCATCTCGAGCTCCTGCGCGAACTGTCGACGCTGCTCGTCGTCGAGGATCGCGTCGGCAATCGCTGCAATCTCACCCGGTCGCATCGACTCGCTGGCGAGGGGCTTCAGGATTCCCTGGAACTTTGCGCAGGGCGGCGCGCCGGTGCTGAGATAGAGATCGGATCCGTCATTGCTGGCCAGGACCCGCAGGTATTCCTCGAACGTCACGACTCGCACCCTCCGCGCTTGCAGGAACGTCAGCAAGCATAGTCAGGCACTCGCGTCTGCGCGAACGTACACGTTCCGTTTTTACCGCAATCACGGCCGCCCGCAGCAAAGCCCTCAGGCAGACGCTCCACGCTCCTGTGACCAGGCGAACGCCTTCACGGCCCGCAGGATCTGGCGGATCGTGATCTGCCCGATCAGCCTGCCGTCATCGTCGATCACCGGCTGACGGCGGATCTTGCGCGCGAGCATCTCCGTCGCGATATCAACGATGTTGTCGCTGAGCTTCGCAACATGGAGGTTGCTGTTCAGGAGCGCGATAAATACAGGGTGAAAGCGCGATAAATGAGGCGGAAGAGCCCGGAAGAAGCCGGATTTAGCCGGCCAGAATGCAAAGAGTTTGCACGGGGCTGGGAAGTGGGCGCAAGGGTTGCCAGGAAGCGTCTGGCGAGGGCGGCTGAAGGTGTGCTTCGGACCTCATGAAGGCTCGTCGAACAGCTTACCCCGACCACTGTCGGGGTCGCGCAGGTGGCGCCGCGCGCGGATCTGGCGGATCCGCTCCTCGGAGAGCCTGTACTGTCGTGCGAGTTGCGGGGCGGTTTTACCAGCGTCCAGCAGGCGGAGGATATCGCGGTCGCGTGGCGCCAACCGGTAGCCCTGGTCGAGGGGGATGTAGATGCGCAGGCCGGCGTACTCGTAGCACATCATATCCGCCACCGCGCAGCCGATCTGCTCGGCAACTTCGGGAGGCACGCCGAGGCTGAGGGCCGCGCGCTGGGCAGCCTCTGCGACCTCGGCGAGGAACTCATGCCGGAGGGTGTCGGTGACGTCCATCACACGGCGCCCGGCTTCGGTGGATTGAGGTAGCCGGACCGGCTGCGCTCAGCGTGCCGGCGGATATCGTACTCGAGCGCGGCGATAATCTTGCCCAGCGCCTGACCGTCACAGAACTCCAGCCGCTCAACCTTGCAGATCCGCCTGGCCAGCGCGTGAGCGTACTCCCACGCACGCCCTTGGTCGGCCAGCAGCGCCTCGATCTTAGCCATGCGAGCGCGCCTCACAGCTTGCGGGTTCTTGGGCCGGCCCTTCCACTGCGGGACCGGCTGACCGAGCTTCAAACGCAACTCGGCGGCAACGGCATCGAGCTGCGCCTGGTTGCAGTCCCCAGCGCTGCGCACGGCTGGCCCGTGGGCGCGGGAAACCCGCTCGACCAGGTCGCGGTACGTATCGTCATCCAGCCCGAGCCTGCGACGCATTGCCTGGATGGCCTTGATA includes:
- a CDS encoding PilT/PilU family type 4a pilus ATPase, which codes for MTFEEYLRVLASNDGSDLYLSTGAPPCAKFQGILKPLASESMRPGEIAAIADAILDDEQRRQFAQELEMNLAISVPSVGRFRINIFRQRNEVSIVARNITIDIPRFDDLGLPPVLKEVVMSKRGLILFVGGTGSGKSTSLAALIDHRNSTSGGHIITIEDPIEYVHRHKKCIVNQREVGVDTRSFQSALVNTLRQAPDVILIGEVRNRETMEHALAFAETGHLAISTLHANNANQALERIVNLFPEERRAQLLMNLGQNLRAFVSQRLVRTVDGKRCAAVEVLLGTKTIEELVIKGEFDSIKEIMAKSEALGMQTFDSALFSLYKQGRISDEEAIRNADSQNDVRLRIKLDRSGGDLSRHSDPVSPATPASRSAPGPGGGFKLELEMLDDEQTGG
- a CDS encoding CBS domain-containing protein → MALLNSNLHVAKLSDNIVDIATEMLARKIRRQPVIDDDGRLIGQITIRQILRAVKAFAWSQERGASA
- a CDS encoding regulatory protein GemA, which produces MNPAQRRLAAIKAIQAMRRRLGLDDDTYRDLVERVSRAHGPAVRSAGDCNQAQLDAVAAELRLKLGQPVPQWKGRPKNPQAVRRARMAKIEALLADQGRAWEYAHALARRICKVERLEFCDGQALGKIIAALEYDIRRHAERSRSGYLNPPKPGAV